A part of Excalfactoria chinensis isolate bCotChi1 chromosome 23, bCotChi1.hap2, whole genome shotgun sequence genomic DNA contains:
- the HIPK1 gene encoding homeodomain-interacting protein kinase 1 isoform X3 — MASQLQVFSPPSVSSSAFCSAKKLKVEPSVWDVSGQSSSDKYYTHSKNLPAAQGQASSSHQVANFSVPAYDQNLLLPAPSVEHIVVTAADSTGSSATASFQNSQTLTHRTNLSLLEPYQKCGLKRKSEEVDSNGSVQIIEEHPPLMLQNRPAVGAAATTTTVTTKSSSSSGEGDYQLVQHEILCSMTNSYEVLEFLGRGTFGQVAKCWKRSTKEIVAIKILKNHPSYARQGQIEVSILSRLSSENADEYNFVRSYECFQHKNHTCLVFEMLEQNLYDFLKQNKFSPLPLKYIRPILQQVATALMKLKSLGLIHADLKPENIMLVDPARQPYRVKVIDFGSASHVSKAVCSTYLQSRYYRAPEIILGLPFCEAIDMWSLGCVIAELFLGWPLYPGASEYDQIRYISQTQGLPAEYLLSAGTKTSRFFNRDPNLGYPLWRLKTPEEHELETGIKSKEARKYIFNCLDDMAQVNMSTDLEGTDMLAEKADRREYIDLLKKMLTIDADKRITPLKTLNHPFVTMTHLLDFPHSNHVKSCFQNMEICKRRVNMYDTVNQIKSPFTTHVAPNTSTNLTMSFNNQLNTVHNQASVLASNSTAAATLSLANSDVSLLNYQSALYPSSAAPVAGVAQQSVSLQPGTTQICTQTDPFQQTFIVCPPAFQTGLQATTKHSGFPVRMENAVPIVPQAPAAQPLQIQSGVLTQGSCTPLMVATLHPQVATITPQYAVPFTLNCAAGRPALVEQTAAVLAWPGGTQQILLPSTWQQLPGVALHNSVQPAAVIPETIGSSQQLADWRNAHSHGNQYSTLMQQPSLLTNHVTLATAQPLNVGVAHVVRQQQSSNVPAKKNKQPAPSTAKSSSTLETVPTQVYSLIGSSPLRSTSSSSNVLVPAQEQHQPIVIPDTPSPPVSVITIRSDTDEEEDSKYKPASLGMKQRSNVISYVTVNDSPDSDSSLNSPYATDPLSSLRSTGGALELPSRGAADSSNSRTIIVPPLKTQLNDCIVATQASGILSSTSKTKPVASVSGQSSGCCITPTGYRPHRVVTNGVQPLNLSQQNQQTTVLASQERSGNAVPRRQQAYVAPLTSTISQAPYTFQHSSPVHPHLAAATANAHLSSQPHMYTYAPTTAATLGSTTSIAHLFSPQGSSRHTQYAAHPSTLVHQVPVSVGPSLLTSANVPPAQYQHQFAPQSYIGASRGSAIYTGYPLSPTKINQYSYL, encoded by the exons ATGGCCTCACAGCTGCAGGTGTTTTCCCCTCCGTCAGTATCCTCGAGTGCCTTCTGCAGTGCCAAGAAACTGAAAGTGGAGCCCTCTGTCTGGGATGTTTCAGGACAGAGCAGTAGTGACAAGTATTATACCCACAGCAAAAACCTCCCAGCAGCTCAAGGGCAAGCAAGCTCTTCTCATCAGGTGGCCAACTTCAGTGTCCCTGCATACGACCAGAACCTCCTTCTCCCCGCTCCTTCGGTGGAGCACATTGTGGTTACAGCAGCTGACAGCACGGGCAGCAGCGCGACAGCATCCTTCCAGAACAGCCAAACCCTAACGCATAGGACCAACCTTTCTTTACTGGAACCATACCAAAAATGtggattaaaaaggaaaagtgaagagGTAGACAGCAACGGTAGCGTGCAGATAATTGAGGAACATCCACCTCTCATGCTGCAAAACAGACCTGCGGTGGGTGCTGCGGCCACGACCACCACGGTAaccacaaagagcagcagttCCAGCGGAGAAGGGGATTATCAGCTGGTCCAGCATGAGATCCTGTGCTCCATGACAAACAGCTACGAGGTCCTGGAATTCCTGGGCCGTGGGACGTTTGGGCAGGTGGCAAAGTGCTGGAAGCGTAGCACAAAGGAGATTGTAGCCATCAAAATCCTGAAGAACCATCCTTCCTACGCCAGGCAGGGCCAGATAGAGGTGAGCATCCTCTCTCGCCTGAGCAGTGAGAATGCAGACGAATATAACTTTGTTCGCTCCTATGAATGCTTTCAACACAAGAATCATACATGCCTTGTATTTGAGATGCTAGAACAGAACTTATACgatttcttaaaacaaaacaaattcagcccgttgcccctgAAATACATCCGGCCAATTCTGCAGCAAGTGGCTACTGCCTTGATGAAGTTAAAGAGCTTGGGTCTGATACATGCTGATTTGAAGCCAGAAAACATTATGTTGGTGGATCCTGCACGCCAGCCCTACAGAGTGAAGGTGATAGACTTCGGTTCAGCCAGCCACGTATCCAAAGCAGTGTGCTCCACTTACCTGCAGTCACGCTATTACAG GGCTCCTGAGATCATCCTGGGTTTACCATTCTGTGAAGCTATTGACATGTGGTCGCTGGGCTGTGTGATAGCTGAGCTGTTTCTGGGCTGGCCTCTGTATCCAGGAGCCTCTGAGTATGATCAG ATTCGCTATATTTCACAAACTCAAGGCCTTCCAGCGGAGTATCTTCTCAGTGCAGGAACGAAAACAAGCAGGTTTTTTAACAGAGATCCAAATTTGGGATACCCACTGTGGAGGCTAAAG ACTCCAGAGGAACACGAGTTGGAGACAGGGATAAAATCAAAAGAAGCAAGGAAATATATATTCAACTGTTTGGATGATATGGCGCAG gtGAATATGTCTACAGACTTAGAAGGGACCGACATGTTGGCAGAGAAGGCTGACCGAAGGGAGTATATTGATTTGTTGAAGAAAATGTTGACTATTGATGCAGATAAGAGAATCACTCCGCTGAAGACTTTGAACCATCCCTTTGTTACAATGACCCATCTACTGGATTTCCCACACAGTAATCA CGTGAAATCCTGCTTTCAGAATATGGAGATCTGCAAGCGAAGAGTTAATATGTATGATACAGTGAATCAGATTAAGAGCCCATTCACCACTCATGTTGCTCCTAATACAAGCACAAATCTGACAATGAGCTTTAACAACCAGCTCAATACAGTGCACAACCAG gcCAGTGTGTTGGCTTCCAATTCTACTGCTGCTGCTACTCTTTCCCTGGCAAACTCGGACGTCTCCTTGTTAAACTATCAGTCTGCTCTCTATCCATCATCTGCAGCACCAGTTGCAGGTGTGGCACAGCAGAGTGTCTCCTTGCAACCTGGAACCACCCAGATCTGCACGCAGACCGACCCATTCCAGCAGACATTCATTGTTTGTCCCCCTGCTTTCCAaa CTGGACTTCAGGCAACTACAAAGCATTCCGGGTTCCCAGTAAGGATGGAGAATGCTGTCCCAATTGTACCACaagcacctgcagcacagccactgcAGATCCAATCTGGAGTTCTCACACAg GGAAGCTGTACACCACTAATGGTAGCAACTCTTCATCCTCAAGTAGCCACCATCACGCCGCAGTATGCGGTCCCCTTTACTCTGAACTGCGCAGCCGGCCGGCCGGCGCTAGTAGAACAGACGGCTGCAGTACTG GCCTGGCCTGGGGGAACCCAGCAAATACTGCTTCCTTccacctggcagcagctcccaggggtTGCCTTGCACAATTCCgttcagccagcagctgtgatTCCAGAGACCATCGGCAGCAGCCAGCAATTAGCTGACTGGAG GAATGCACATTCCCATGGAAATCAGTACAGCACCCTCATGCAACAGCCATCGTTACTGACCAACCATGTGACATTAGCTACAGCGCAGCCTCTGAATGTTGGTGTTGCTCATGTTGTtaggcagcagcaaagcagcaatgTTCCAGCAAAGAAGAACAAGCAGCCAGCACCAAGCACAGCCAA GTCCAGCTCCACTCTAGAAACTGTGCCCACTCAAGTTTACTCTCTCATTGGGAGCAGTCCTCTGCGCTccacatcctcctcctccaaTGTGCTCGTCCCAGCGCAGGAGCAGCACCAGCCCATTGTGATCCCAGACACTCCAAGCCCTCCCGTCAGTGTCATCACCATTCGCAGTGACACTGATGAGGAAGAGGACAGCAAATACAAACCTGCCAG tttgGGTATGAAGCAGAGATCCAACGTCATCAGCTACGTTACTGTCAATGACTCCCCTGATTCCGACTCCTCCCTGAACAGCCCCTATGCCACAGACCCACTTTCTTCTCTCAGGAGTACAGGTGGTGCCCTGGAGCTGCCAAGCAGGGGAGCAGCTGACAGCTCCAACTCGCGGACTATCATTGTGCCACCGTTGAAAACACAGCTCAACGACTGCATTGTAGCTACCCAAGCTTCAG GCATCCTGAGCAGCACCAGTAAGACCAAGCCCGTGGCCTCCGTGAGCGGGCAGTCATCAGGATGCTGTATAACACCAACTGGGTACCGACCACACCGCGTGGTAACAAACGGCGTGCAGCCTCTCAATCTCAGCCAG CAGAACCAGCAAACTACAGTGCTGGCCTCACAGGAGAGAAGTGGAAATGCAGTCCCACGTAGGCAGCAAGCTTATGTGGCACCCCTCACATCAACTATTTCTCAGGCTCCCTACACGTTTCAACACAGCAGCCCAGTGCATCCCCACCTGGCAGCAGCGACTGCAAATGCACATCTGTCCAGCCAGCCACATATGTACACTTATGCTCCAACTACTGCTGCAACGTTgggctccaccacctccatcgCCCATCTCTTCTCCCCTCAGGGCTCCTCACGGCACACCCAGTACGCTGCCCACCCCAGCACACTTGTCCACCAGGTCCCTGTGAGTGTTGGTCCCAGTCTGCTGACTTCTGCAAATGTTCCACCTGCCCAGTACCAACACCAGTTTGCTCCCCAGTCCTATATTGGTGCTTCCAGAGGATCTGCTATTTACACTGGATATCCGCTGAGCCCTACAAAGATCAACCAGTACTCATACTTGTAG
- the HIPK1 gene encoding homeodomain-interacting protein kinase 1 isoform X1 — MASQLQVFSPPSVSSSAFCSAKKLKVEPSVWDVSGQSSSDKYYTHSKNLPAAQGQASSSHQVANFSVPAYDQNLLLPAPSVEHIVVTAADSTGSSATASFQNSQTLTHRTNLSLLEPYQKCGLKRKSEEVDSNGSVQIIEEHPPLMLQNRPAVGAAATTTTVTTKSSSSSGEGDYQLVQHEILCSMTNSYEVLEFLGRGTFGQVAKCWKRSTKEIVAIKILKNHPSYARQGQIEVSILSRLSSENADEYNFVRSYECFQHKNHTCLVFEMLEQNLYDFLKQNKFSPLPLKYIRPILQQVATALMKLKSLGLIHADLKPENIMLVDPARQPYRVKVIDFGSASHVSKAVCSTYLQSRYYRAPEIILGLPFCEAIDMWSLGCVIAELFLGWPLYPGASEYDQIRYISQTQGLPAEYLLSAGTKTSRFFNRDPNLGYPLWRLKTPEEHELETGIKSKEARKYIFNCLDDMAQVNMSTDLEGTDMLAEKADRREYIDLLKKMLTIDADKRITPLKTLNHPFVTMTHLLDFPHSNHVKSCFQNMEICKRRVNMYDTVNQIKSPFTTHVAPNTSTNLTMSFNNQLNTVHNQASVLASNSTAAATLSLANSDVSLLNYQSALYPSSAAPVAGVAQQSVSLQPGTTQICTQTDPFQQTFIVCPPAFQTGLQATTKHSGFPVRMENAVPIVPQAPAAQPLQIQSGVLTQGSCTPLMVATLHPQVATITPQYAVPFTLNCAAGRPALVEQTAAVLQAWPGGTQQILLPSTWQQLPGVALHNSVQPAAVIPETIGSSQQLADWRNAHSHGNQYSTLMQQPSLLTNHVTLATAQPLNVGVAHVVRQQQSSNVPAKKNKQPAPSTAKSSSTLETVPTQVYSLIGSSPLRSTSSSSNVLVPAQEQHQPIVIPDTPSPPVSVITIRSDTDEEEDSKYKPASLGMKQRSNVISYVTVNDSPDSDSSLNSPYATDPLSSLRSTGGALELPSRGAADSSNSRTIIVPPLKTQLNDCIVATQASGILSSTSKTKPVASVSGQSSGCCITPTGYRPHRVVTNGVQPLNLSQQNQQTTVLASQERSGNAVPRRQQAYVAPLTSTISQAPYTFQHSSPVHPHLAAATANAHLSSQPHMYTYAPTTAATLGSTTSIAHLFSPQGSSRHTQYAAHPSTLVHQVPVSVGPSLLTSANVPPAQYQHQFAPQSYIGASRGSAIYTGYPLSPTKINQYSYL, encoded by the exons ATGGCCTCACAGCTGCAGGTGTTTTCCCCTCCGTCAGTATCCTCGAGTGCCTTCTGCAGTGCCAAGAAACTGAAAGTGGAGCCCTCTGTCTGGGATGTTTCAGGACAGAGCAGTAGTGACAAGTATTATACCCACAGCAAAAACCTCCCAGCAGCTCAAGGGCAAGCAAGCTCTTCTCATCAGGTGGCCAACTTCAGTGTCCCTGCATACGACCAGAACCTCCTTCTCCCCGCTCCTTCGGTGGAGCACATTGTGGTTACAGCAGCTGACAGCACGGGCAGCAGCGCGACAGCATCCTTCCAGAACAGCCAAACCCTAACGCATAGGACCAACCTTTCTTTACTGGAACCATACCAAAAATGtggattaaaaaggaaaagtgaagagGTAGACAGCAACGGTAGCGTGCAGATAATTGAGGAACATCCACCTCTCATGCTGCAAAACAGACCTGCGGTGGGTGCTGCGGCCACGACCACCACGGTAaccacaaagagcagcagttCCAGCGGAGAAGGGGATTATCAGCTGGTCCAGCATGAGATCCTGTGCTCCATGACAAACAGCTACGAGGTCCTGGAATTCCTGGGCCGTGGGACGTTTGGGCAGGTGGCAAAGTGCTGGAAGCGTAGCACAAAGGAGATTGTAGCCATCAAAATCCTGAAGAACCATCCTTCCTACGCCAGGCAGGGCCAGATAGAGGTGAGCATCCTCTCTCGCCTGAGCAGTGAGAATGCAGACGAATATAACTTTGTTCGCTCCTATGAATGCTTTCAACACAAGAATCATACATGCCTTGTATTTGAGATGCTAGAACAGAACTTATACgatttcttaaaacaaaacaaattcagcccgttgcccctgAAATACATCCGGCCAATTCTGCAGCAAGTGGCTACTGCCTTGATGAAGTTAAAGAGCTTGGGTCTGATACATGCTGATTTGAAGCCAGAAAACATTATGTTGGTGGATCCTGCACGCCAGCCCTACAGAGTGAAGGTGATAGACTTCGGTTCAGCCAGCCACGTATCCAAAGCAGTGTGCTCCACTTACCTGCAGTCACGCTATTACAG GGCTCCTGAGATCATCCTGGGTTTACCATTCTGTGAAGCTATTGACATGTGGTCGCTGGGCTGTGTGATAGCTGAGCTGTTTCTGGGCTGGCCTCTGTATCCAGGAGCCTCTGAGTATGATCAG ATTCGCTATATTTCACAAACTCAAGGCCTTCCAGCGGAGTATCTTCTCAGTGCAGGAACGAAAACAAGCAGGTTTTTTAACAGAGATCCAAATTTGGGATACCCACTGTGGAGGCTAAAG ACTCCAGAGGAACACGAGTTGGAGACAGGGATAAAATCAAAAGAAGCAAGGAAATATATATTCAACTGTTTGGATGATATGGCGCAG gtGAATATGTCTACAGACTTAGAAGGGACCGACATGTTGGCAGAGAAGGCTGACCGAAGGGAGTATATTGATTTGTTGAAGAAAATGTTGACTATTGATGCAGATAAGAGAATCACTCCGCTGAAGACTTTGAACCATCCCTTTGTTACAATGACCCATCTACTGGATTTCCCACACAGTAATCA CGTGAAATCCTGCTTTCAGAATATGGAGATCTGCAAGCGAAGAGTTAATATGTATGATACAGTGAATCAGATTAAGAGCCCATTCACCACTCATGTTGCTCCTAATACAAGCACAAATCTGACAATGAGCTTTAACAACCAGCTCAATACAGTGCACAACCAG gcCAGTGTGTTGGCTTCCAATTCTACTGCTGCTGCTACTCTTTCCCTGGCAAACTCGGACGTCTCCTTGTTAAACTATCAGTCTGCTCTCTATCCATCATCTGCAGCACCAGTTGCAGGTGTGGCACAGCAGAGTGTCTCCTTGCAACCTGGAACCACCCAGATCTGCACGCAGACCGACCCATTCCAGCAGACATTCATTGTTTGTCCCCCTGCTTTCCAaa CTGGACTTCAGGCAACTACAAAGCATTCCGGGTTCCCAGTAAGGATGGAGAATGCTGTCCCAATTGTACCACaagcacctgcagcacagccactgcAGATCCAATCTGGAGTTCTCACACAg GGAAGCTGTACACCACTAATGGTAGCAACTCTTCATCCTCAAGTAGCCACCATCACGCCGCAGTATGCGGTCCCCTTTACTCTGAACTGCGCAGCCGGCCGGCCGGCGCTAGTAGAACAGACGGCTGCAGTACTG CAGGCCTGGCCTGGGGGAACCCAGCAAATACTGCTTCCTTccacctggcagcagctcccaggggtTGCCTTGCACAATTCCgttcagccagcagctgtgatTCCAGAGACCATCGGCAGCAGCCAGCAATTAGCTGACTGGAG GAATGCACATTCCCATGGAAATCAGTACAGCACCCTCATGCAACAGCCATCGTTACTGACCAACCATGTGACATTAGCTACAGCGCAGCCTCTGAATGTTGGTGTTGCTCATGTTGTtaggcagcagcaaagcagcaatgTTCCAGCAAAGAAGAACAAGCAGCCAGCACCAAGCACAGCCAA GTCCAGCTCCACTCTAGAAACTGTGCCCACTCAAGTTTACTCTCTCATTGGGAGCAGTCCTCTGCGCTccacatcctcctcctccaaTGTGCTCGTCCCAGCGCAGGAGCAGCACCAGCCCATTGTGATCCCAGACACTCCAAGCCCTCCCGTCAGTGTCATCACCATTCGCAGTGACACTGATGAGGAAGAGGACAGCAAATACAAACCTGCCAG tttgGGTATGAAGCAGAGATCCAACGTCATCAGCTACGTTACTGTCAATGACTCCCCTGATTCCGACTCCTCCCTGAACAGCCCCTATGCCACAGACCCACTTTCTTCTCTCAGGAGTACAGGTGGTGCCCTGGAGCTGCCAAGCAGGGGAGCAGCTGACAGCTCCAACTCGCGGACTATCATTGTGCCACCGTTGAAAACACAGCTCAACGACTGCATTGTAGCTACCCAAGCTTCAG GCATCCTGAGCAGCACCAGTAAGACCAAGCCCGTGGCCTCCGTGAGCGGGCAGTCATCAGGATGCTGTATAACACCAACTGGGTACCGACCACACCGCGTGGTAACAAACGGCGTGCAGCCTCTCAATCTCAGCCAG CAGAACCAGCAAACTACAGTGCTGGCCTCACAGGAGAGAAGTGGAAATGCAGTCCCACGTAGGCAGCAAGCTTATGTGGCACCCCTCACATCAACTATTTCTCAGGCTCCCTACACGTTTCAACACAGCAGCCCAGTGCATCCCCACCTGGCAGCAGCGACTGCAAATGCACATCTGTCCAGCCAGCCACATATGTACACTTATGCTCCAACTACTGCTGCAACGTTgggctccaccacctccatcgCCCATCTCTTCTCCCCTCAGGGCTCCTCACGGCACACCCAGTACGCTGCCCACCCCAGCACACTTGTCCACCAGGTCCCTGTGAGTGTTGGTCCCAGTCTGCTGACTTCTGCAAATGTTCCACCTGCCCAGTACCAACACCAGTTTGCTCCCCAGTCCTATATTGGTGCTTCCAGAGGATCTGCTATTTACACTGGATATCCGCTGAGCCCTACAAAGATCAACCAGTACTCATACTTGTAG
- the HIPK1 gene encoding homeodomain-interacting protein kinase 1 isoform X2 — MASQLQVFSPPSVSSSAFCSAKKLKVEPSVWDVSGQSSSDKYYTHSKNLPAAQGQASSSHQVANFSVPAYDQNLLLPAPSVEHIVVTAADSTGSSATASFQNSQTLTHRTNLSLLEPYQKCGLKRKSEEVDSNGSVQIIEEHPPLMLQNRPAVGAAATTTTVTTKSSSSSGEGDYQLVQHEILCSMTNSYEVLEFLGRGTFGQVAKCWKRSTKEIVAIKILKNHPSYARQGQIEVSILSRLSSENADEYNFVRSYECFQHKNHTCLVFEMLEQNLYDFLKQNKFSPLPLKYIRPILQQVATALMKLKSLGLIHADLKPENIMLVDPARQPYRVKVIDFGSASHVSKAVCSTYLQSRYYRAPEIILGLPFCEAIDMWSLGCVIAELFLGWPLYPGASEYDQIRYISQTQGLPAEYLLSAGTKTSRFFNRDPNLGYPLWRLKTPEEHELETGIKSKEARKYIFNCLDDMAQVNMSTDLEGTDMLAEKADRREYIDLLKKMLTIDADKRITPLKTLNHPFVTMTHLLDFPHSNHVKSCFQNMEICKRRVNMYDTVNQIKSPFTTHVAPNTSTNLTMSFNNQLNTVHNQASVLASNSTAAATLSLANSDVSLLNYQSALYPSSAAPVAGVAQQSVSLQPGTTQICTQTDPFQQTFIVCPPAFQTGLQATTKHSGFPVRMENAVPIVPQAPAAQPLQIQSGVLTQGSCTPLMVATLHPQVATITPQYAVPFTLNCAAGRPALVEQTAAVLQAWPGGTQQILLPSTWQQLPGVALHNSVQPAAVIPETIGSSQQLADWRNAHSHGNQYSTLMQQPSLLTNHVTLATAQPLNVGVAHVVRQQQSSNVPAKKNKQPAPSTAKSSSTLETVPTQVYSLIGSSPLRSTSSSSNVLVPAQEQHQPIVIPDTPSPPVSVITIRSDTDEEEDSKYKPASLGMKQRSNVISYVTVNDSPDSDSSLNSPYATDPLSSLRSTGGALELPSRGAADSSNSRTIIVPPLKTQLNDCIVATQASGILSSTSKTKPVASVSGQSSGCCITPTGYRPHRVVTNGVQPLNLSQNQQTTVLASQERSGNAVPRRQQAYVAPLTSTISQAPYTFQHSSPVHPHLAAATANAHLSSQPHMYTYAPTTAATLGSTTSIAHLFSPQGSSRHTQYAAHPSTLVHQVPVSVGPSLLTSANVPPAQYQHQFAPQSYIGASRGSAIYTGYPLSPTKINQYSYL, encoded by the exons ATGGCCTCACAGCTGCAGGTGTTTTCCCCTCCGTCAGTATCCTCGAGTGCCTTCTGCAGTGCCAAGAAACTGAAAGTGGAGCCCTCTGTCTGGGATGTTTCAGGACAGAGCAGTAGTGACAAGTATTATACCCACAGCAAAAACCTCCCAGCAGCTCAAGGGCAAGCAAGCTCTTCTCATCAGGTGGCCAACTTCAGTGTCCCTGCATACGACCAGAACCTCCTTCTCCCCGCTCCTTCGGTGGAGCACATTGTGGTTACAGCAGCTGACAGCACGGGCAGCAGCGCGACAGCATCCTTCCAGAACAGCCAAACCCTAACGCATAGGACCAACCTTTCTTTACTGGAACCATACCAAAAATGtggattaaaaaggaaaagtgaagagGTAGACAGCAACGGTAGCGTGCAGATAATTGAGGAACATCCACCTCTCATGCTGCAAAACAGACCTGCGGTGGGTGCTGCGGCCACGACCACCACGGTAaccacaaagagcagcagttCCAGCGGAGAAGGGGATTATCAGCTGGTCCAGCATGAGATCCTGTGCTCCATGACAAACAGCTACGAGGTCCTGGAATTCCTGGGCCGTGGGACGTTTGGGCAGGTGGCAAAGTGCTGGAAGCGTAGCACAAAGGAGATTGTAGCCATCAAAATCCTGAAGAACCATCCTTCCTACGCCAGGCAGGGCCAGATAGAGGTGAGCATCCTCTCTCGCCTGAGCAGTGAGAATGCAGACGAATATAACTTTGTTCGCTCCTATGAATGCTTTCAACACAAGAATCATACATGCCTTGTATTTGAGATGCTAGAACAGAACTTATACgatttcttaaaacaaaacaaattcagcccgttgcccctgAAATACATCCGGCCAATTCTGCAGCAAGTGGCTACTGCCTTGATGAAGTTAAAGAGCTTGGGTCTGATACATGCTGATTTGAAGCCAGAAAACATTATGTTGGTGGATCCTGCACGCCAGCCCTACAGAGTGAAGGTGATAGACTTCGGTTCAGCCAGCCACGTATCCAAAGCAGTGTGCTCCACTTACCTGCAGTCACGCTATTACAG GGCTCCTGAGATCATCCTGGGTTTACCATTCTGTGAAGCTATTGACATGTGGTCGCTGGGCTGTGTGATAGCTGAGCTGTTTCTGGGCTGGCCTCTGTATCCAGGAGCCTCTGAGTATGATCAG ATTCGCTATATTTCACAAACTCAAGGCCTTCCAGCGGAGTATCTTCTCAGTGCAGGAACGAAAACAAGCAGGTTTTTTAACAGAGATCCAAATTTGGGATACCCACTGTGGAGGCTAAAG ACTCCAGAGGAACACGAGTTGGAGACAGGGATAAAATCAAAAGAAGCAAGGAAATATATATTCAACTGTTTGGATGATATGGCGCAG gtGAATATGTCTACAGACTTAGAAGGGACCGACATGTTGGCAGAGAAGGCTGACCGAAGGGAGTATATTGATTTGTTGAAGAAAATGTTGACTATTGATGCAGATAAGAGAATCACTCCGCTGAAGACTTTGAACCATCCCTTTGTTACAATGACCCATCTACTGGATTTCCCACACAGTAATCA CGTGAAATCCTGCTTTCAGAATATGGAGATCTGCAAGCGAAGAGTTAATATGTATGATACAGTGAATCAGATTAAGAGCCCATTCACCACTCATGTTGCTCCTAATACAAGCACAAATCTGACAATGAGCTTTAACAACCAGCTCAATACAGTGCACAACCAG gcCAGTGTGTTGGCTTCCAATTCTACTGCTGCTGCTACTCTTTCCCTGGCAAACTCGGACGTCTCCTTGTTAAACTATCAGTCTGCTCTCTATCCATCATCTGCAGCACCAGTTGCAGGTGTGGCACAGCAGAGTGTCTCCTTGCAACCTGGAACCACCCAGATCTGCACGCAGACCGACCCATTCCAGCAGACATTCATTGTTTGTCCCCCTGCTTTCCAaa CTGGACTTCAGGCAACTACAAAGCATTCCGGGTTCCCAGTAAGGATGGAGAATGCTGTCCCAATTGTACCACaagcacctgcagcacagccactgcAGATCCAATCTGGAGTTCTCACACAg GGAAGCTGTACACCACTAATGGTAGCAACTCTTCATCCTCAAGTAGCCACCATCACGCCGCAGTATGCGGTCCCCTTTACTCTGAACTGCGCAGCCGGCCGGCCGGCGCTAGTAGAACAGACGGCTGCAGTACTG CAGGCCTGGCCTGGGGGAACCCAGCAAATACTGCTTCCTTccacctggcagcagctcccaggggtTGCCTTGCACAATTCCgttcagccagcagctgtgatTCCAGAGACCATCGGCAGCAGCCAGCAATTAGCTGACTGGAG GAATGCACATTCCCATGGAAATCAGTACAGCACCCTCATGCAACAGCCATCGTTACTGACCAACCATGTGACATTAGCTACAGCGCAGCCTCTGAATGTTGGTGTTGCTCATGTTGTtaggcagcagcaaagcagcaatgTTCCAGCAAAGAAGAACAAGCAGCCAGCACCAAGCACAGCCAA GTCCAGCTCCACTCTAGAAACTGTGCCCACTCAAGTTTACTCTCTCATTGGGAGCAGTCCTCTGCGCTccacatcctcctcctccaaTGTGCTCGTCCCAGCGCAGGAGCAGCACCAGCCCATTGTGATCCCAGACACTCCAAGCCCTCCCGTCAGTGTCATCACCATTCGCAGTGACACTGATGAGGAAGAGGACAGCAAATACAAACCTGCCAG tttgGGTATGAAGCAGAGATCCAACGTCATCAGCTACGTTACTGTCAATGACTCCCCTGATTCCGACTCCTCCCTGAACAGCCCCTATGCCACAGACCCACTTTCTTCTCTCAGGAGTACAGGTGGTGCCCTGGAGCTGCCAAGCAGGGGAGCAGCTGACAGCTCCAACTCGCGGACTATCATTGTGCCACCGTTGAAAACACAGCTCAACGACTGCATTGTAGCTACCCAAGCTTCAG GCATCCTGAGCAGCACCAGTAAGACCAAGCCCGTGGCCTCCGTGAGCGGGCAGTCATCAGGATGCTGTATAACACCAACTGGGTACCGACCACACCGCGTGGTAACAAACGGCGTGCAGCCTCTCAATCTCAGCCAG AACCAGCAAACTACAGTGCTGGCCTCACAGGAGAGAAGTGGAAATGCAGTCCCACGTAGGCAGCAAGCTTATGTGGCACCCCTCACATCAACTATTTCTCAGGCTCCCTACACGTTTCAACACAGCAGCCCAGTGCATCCCCACCTGGCAGCAGCGACTGCAAATGCACATCTGTCCAGCCAGCCACATATGTACACTTATGCTCCAACTACTGCTGCAACGTTgggctccaccacctccatcgCCCATCTCTTCTCCCCTCAGGGCTCCTCACGGCACACCCAGTACGCTGCCCACCCCAGCACACTTGTCCACCAGGTCCCTGTGAGTGTTGGTCCCAGTCTGCTGACTTCTGCAAATGTTCCACCTGCCCAGTACCAACACCAGTTTGCTCCCCAGTCCTATATTGGTGCTTCCAGAGGATCTGCTATTTACACTGGATATCCGCTGAGCCCTACAAAGATCAACCAGTACTCATACTTGTAG